In Cicer arietinum cultivar CDC Frontier isolate Library 1 chromosome 7, Cicar.CDCFrontier_v2.0, whole genome shotgun sequence, a single window of DNA contains:
- the LOC101509551 gene encoding uncharacterized protein, whose translation MISTIKLSLKLLFILCNMCVHLAIADHHLKTNSKEQIQCTMCASCDNPCNQLPPPPPPPSPPPPSSTTSCPPPPTSSGGGSGGGSYYYSPPPPSHSYTYSSPPPPSSSNEVSGGTYYYYPPPSNSHYGPTPPPPNPIVPYFPFYYYSPPPPSAAPPSHRSLFNAFALSSFLMLLL comes from the coding sequence ATGATAAGTACAATAAAACTCTCTTTGAAACTGTTGTTCATACTCTGCAATATGTGTGTGCATTTAGCAATAGCAGATCACCACCTCAAAACAAACTCAAAGGAACAGATCCAGTGCACAATGTGTGCTTCTTGTGATAACCCCTGTAACCAACTTCcacctccaccaccaccaccttcTCCGCCACCACCTTCATCCACCACCAGTTGTCCTCCTCCACCTACTTCCTCCGGTGGTGGAAGTGGCGGAGGTTCATACTATTATTCTCCGCCTCCACCCTCTCATTCTTATACTTACTCCTCTCCACCTCCTCCGTCGTCATCCAACGAAGTAAGCGGCGGCACTTACTATTATTATCCTCCGCCTAGTAACAGTCACTACGGTCCAACGCCGCCGCCGCCTAATCCGATTGTTCCTTATTTTCCTTTCTATTATTACAGCCCTCCGCCACCTTCCGCCGCGCCTCCGTCGCATCGCTCTCTTTTCAACGCATTTGCTCTCTCTTCCTTCTTGATGTTGTTGCTTTGA
- the LOC101509871 gene encoding COBRA-like protein 7 — translation MISGLCHNCCFSIVFLALILVSTTPFTDAQSCNGILISYAYGGGVRLPPNVTDPKKQPYRFESTLSVLNNGLDELKSWKVFVGFQHDEFLVSASGAVIFDGTSLPAAVGNGTVFAGYPMTDLKTAIETAGDLTQMEAQIELVGTVFGVAPPSVPLPSSIKLANDGFICRQAAGQGKNGTNVCCTRDPKFKANITTDDKFLPRQNGDLTIMYDVIKTYDSNYWAEVTMANHNPLGRLDNWRLSWDWMNDEFIFSMKGAYPSVVDASDCIFGKQGTFYKDLDFANVLNCERRPTIIDLPATKFNDTDVGKIPSCCRNGTILPPSMDPSMSLSRFQMQVFKMPPVLNRSDLSPPQNWKVSGSLNPDYKCGPPVRVSPTENPDPTGLPLNKTVFASWQIVCNITTAKGTSRKCCVSFSAFYNESVIPCKTCACGCPTNTERTCSATAPAMWLPPDALLVPFDNRTLKAYAWARLKHLPTPKPMPCSDNCGVSINWHLLTDYNKGWSARVTLFNWGETNFADWFAAVQMDKAAAGFEKMYSFNATAVDINGVNNTIIMQGLEGLNYLVGEVDGANPLRDPRVPGKQQSVISFTKKTTPGINVVRGDGFPTKVFFNGEECSLPSVLPTSASRNGFSYATLKLLPLLIFVFVW, via the exons ATGATCTCGGGACTATGTCACAACTGTTGCTTCAGCATTGTCTTCTTAGCATTAATCTTAGTTTCAACTACGCCGTTTACTGATGCTCAATCCTGCAACGGCATACTCATCTCATACGCCTACGGCGGCGGAGTTCGGTTACCGCCGAACGTCACCGATCCCAAGAAGCAACCGTACCGGTTTGAATCAACGTTGAGTGTTCTCAATAACGGTCTCGACGAGCTCAAGTCATGGAAAGTCTTCGTTGGATTTCAGCACGACGAGTTTTTGGTTTCCGCCTCCGGTGCGGTCATCTTCGACGGTACTTCCCTCCCCGCCGCCGTGGGGAACGGTACTGTTTTTGCTGGATACCCGATGACTGATCTCAAGACTGCCATTGAAACCGCCGGTGACTTGACTCAGATGGAGGCTCAGATCGAACTCGTCGGCACCGTCTTTGGGGTGGCGCCGCCTAGTGTTCCTTTGCCGTCCTCCATTAAACTCGCTAATGATGGATTCATCTGTCGCCAAGCCGCCGGTCAAG GGAAGAATGGGACTAATGTGTGTTGCACAAGAGATCCAAAGTTTAAAGCAAACATCACTACAGATGACAAGTTTCTGCCTCGTCAAAATGGTGATCTTACTATTATGTATGATGTGATCAAAACTTATGATTCCAATTACTGGGCAGAGGTTACTATGGCTAACCATAACCCTCTTGGAAGACTTGACAATTGGAGATTGAGCTGGGATTGGATGAATGATGAGTTTATATTTTCAATGAAAGGTGCTTATCCTTCTGTTGTCGATGCTTCTGATTGTATCTTTGGTAAACAAGGTACATTCTATAAGGATCTTGATTTTGCTAATGTATTGAATTGTGAGAGGAGGCCTACCATTATTGATCTTCCTGCTACTAAGTTCAACGATACTGATGTTGGCAAAATTCCTTCTTGTTGTCGGAACGGTACTATATTGCCGCCGTCCATGGATCCTAGTATGTCTCTTTCGAGATTCCAAATGCAGGTTTTCAAAATGCCGCCGGTACTTAACCGATCTGATCTTTCACCGCCACAGAACTGGAAGGTTAGTGGTTCGCTTAACCCTGACTACAAATGTGGCCCTCCGGTTCGTGTAAGTCCTACCGAGAATCCTGATCCAACAGGGTTGCCATTAAACAAAACTGTTTTTGCTAGTTGGCAGATTGTGTGTAACATAACAACAGCTAAAGGAACATCGAGAAAATGCTGTGTCTCATTTTCAGCTTTTTACAATGAATCAGTTATTCCATGCAAAACTTGTGCATGTGGATGCCCTACGAACACGGAAAGAACATGTAGTGCTACTGCACCTGCTATGTGGCTTCCCCCGGATGCACTCCTCGTTCCTTTCGATAACCGAACTCTCAAGGCTTATGCGTGGGCTAGACTGAAACATCTACCGACTCCAAAACCAATGCCTTGCAGTGATAACTGTGGTGTGAGCATTAACTGGCATTTACTTACAGATTATAATAAAGGATGGAGTGCAAGGGTAACACTTTTCAATTGGGGTGAGACTAATTTTGCAGACTGGTTTGCTGCTGTTCAAATGGACAAAGCAGCTGCAGGTTTTGAGAAAATGTATTCGTTCAACGCAACTGCGGTAGACATAAATGGTGTGAATAATACGATAATAATGCAAGGTTTGGAAGGATTGAACTACCTTGTGGGAGAAGTAGATGGAGCCAACCCTTTGAGAGATCCTAGGGTGCCTGGCAAACAACAGTCGGTTATCTCATTCACGAAGAAAACTACTCCTGGAATCAATGTCGTTCGCGGAGACGGGTTTCCAACTAAAGTGTTCTTCAATGGAGAGGAATGTTCTCTTCCTTCTGTGTTACCAACCAGTGCTTCCAGGAATGGATTTTCTTATGCTACTTTGAAGCTTCTACCGCTGTTGATATTTGTCTTCGTGTGGTAA